A window from Physeter macrocephalus isolate SW-GA chromosome 11, ASM283717v5, whole genome shotgun sequence encodes these proteins:
- the AKAP5 gene encoding A-kinase anchor protein 5 has product MEITVPEIQVESKNEKRSAEVSPQNERQEEKASTLCFKRRKKAAKAMKPKVGSEAADAARKCPPEAGASYQPEPPRGAWASIKRLVTRSKRSDSSKQQKPFEAKVQPEINAEDDNSKKKAKSRLKIPCIIFSKGEKRSNHSKIIEDSDCSIKVQREAGSLDTKTLTQSDDQAAKTKLKQDVREDVSQKGSDEVCQSNVNNSVTSPGEKVISVELELDTGHSAIQTGTLILEKDIETLEEKQSIQPQQASPLETSDTEHQLPVVSDVPPSPAVPDQQILEEARNSILESGPDWKDRESKETVAEESKPKDTELSQESDFQVNEITAEKPKPEESKRMEPIAIIITDTEISEFDVKKSKNVPKQFLISIENEQVGVFANGSGFESRTSEQYETLLIETASSLVKNAIQLSIEQLVNEMASDDNAKSNLLQ; this is encoded by the coding sequence ATGGAGATCACAGTTCCTGAAATACAAGTAGAAAGCAAGAATGAGAAGAGATCAGCAGAAGTTAGTCCTCAGAatgagaggcaggaggaaaaagCATCGACGCTTTGcttcaagagaagaaagaaagcagcCAAAGCAATGAAGCCCAAAGTTGGCTCTGAAGCTGCTGATGCAGCAAGGAAGTGTCCCCCAGAAGCAGGAGCTTCTTATCAGCCAGAGCCCCCCCGGGGGGCCTGGGCCTCCATCAAACGCCTTGTAACGCGCAGCAAAAGGTCAGACTCTTCAAAGCAGCAAAAGCCCTTTGAGGCCAAAGTGCAACCTGAAATCAATGCTGAGGATGATAATtctaaaaaaaaggcaaaatccaGACTCAAGATTCCCTGTATAATATTCtcaaaaggggagaaaagaagtAATCATTCCAAAATTATAGAAGACTCAGACTGCAGTATCAAAGTCCAACGAGAGGCTGGAAGTTTGGATACAAAAACTCTGACCCAATCAGATGACCAGGCAGCAAAGACCAAGTTGAAGCAGGATGTAAGGGAAGATGTCTCACAGAAAGGGAGTGATGAGGTCTGTCAATCAAATGTGAACAACAGCGTAACCTCTCCTGGAGAGAAAGTGATTTCAGTAGAACTTGAGTTAGATACAGGGCATTCTGCTATTCAAACAGGAACTCTAATCCTTGAAAAAGATATTGAAACGCTTGAGGAAAAACAAAGCATTCAACCTCAGCAAGCAAGCCCACTGGAAACTTCAGACACAGAACACCAGCTCCCAGTGGTTTCTGATGTTCCTCCCTCACCTGCAGTCCCAGATCAACAAATTCTGGAAGAAGCCAGAAACAGTATCCTAGAAAGTGGACCAGATTGGAAAGACCGTGAAAGTAAAGAGACTGTTGCTGAGGAGAGTAAGCCGAAAGATACTGAACTGAGCCAGGAATCAGATTTTCAAGTAAATGAAATCACTGCAGAAAAACCCAAACcggaagaaagcaaaagaatggaGCCAATTGCTATTATTATCACAGACACTGAAATCAGTGAATTTGATGTTAAGAAATCTAAAAATGTCCCTAAGCAATTCTTAATTTCAATCGAAAATGAGCAAGTGGGGGTTTTTGCTAATGGTAGTGGTTTTGAGAGTAGAACTTCAGAACAATATGAAACACTCTTAATAGAAACAGCTTCTTCTCTTGTCAAGAATGCTATCCAGTTGTCTATAGAACAGCTGGTTAATGAAATGGCCTCTGATGATAATGCAAAAAGCAATCTTCTACAGTGA